The Hymenobacter sp. DG01 sequence TCTTTACTACACTTGTTAGCATATATCTCCGACGATATTGTCTCTTCTTTTTCACCTTTTTCTTCGCTTTTTGTCATGAACACTCCCTGCCTCACTCCCTACCTGACGTTTAATGGCAACTGCCGCCAGGCAATGAGCTTCTACCAGCAGTGCCTGGGCGGCGAGCTGATGGTGCAGCTGTTTGAGGGCACTCCGGCCGCCGAGCATGTAGCCCCCGACGTCCTCCAGAACGTGCTGCACTCCTCCCTAACCAAGCCCGACCTTGTGCTAATGGCTTCTGACTCTGGGATGGGGGCCGTAGCCAAGGGCGACATGGTTTCCTTGTCTATCAACTGCCAGAGTCTGGAGGAGATTCAGCGGCTATTTGCCCAGCTCTCCGTGGGCGGCACCGTGACCATGCCCCTGCAGGATACGTTCTGGGGCGCCACCTTCGGCATGTTCACCGACCAGTTTGGCATTGACTGGATGTTGAACTACGACAAGCAGCCCCAGCACTAGCGCTGCTACCCCTGCCATTCGTCTCAACCAGTACCTAGCTTCTTTCCCGCCATGAAAAAGACAACCGTATTCTACTGGCTTTCCACCGGCCTGCTGGCGGCCCTGATGCTACTGTCGGGCGTTTCAAACGCGCTGATGGATACCGCGTCTGTGGAGGCCTTCCGGCACTTGGGCTATCCGGCCTACCTGCTGCCTTTTCTGGGCGTTGCCAAGCTACTGGGGGTAGCGGCCCTGCTGGTACCCGGCTTTCCGCGCCTGCGCGAATGGGCCTACGCCGGCTTCGTGTTTGATTTGAGCGGAGCTATGTACTCGCTGATTTCGGTGGACGAGCCGGCCATCGTGTGGCTGCCCATCGGGGTGGGCTTCCTGCTGATTGCGGCCTCCTACCAGCTAAACCGCCACCGGGCCACCGCTTCCGGGGCGGTTCCGGCCACTCCCAGCCTCGCCTGATTGGCAGGGCTTCCTACCCCCTGTTACTTGGTAAAACTCCAGGTAAGCCGGGGCCGTGGCTACCGGCGCGGCCCCGGCTGCTTGCCAACCAGCTTTGGTATGTCATGGTAGAAGTGTTCAAGACCAATGTGCGGGGCCGGCGCCACGCCCGGCGGCTCCTCACCCGGATTCATGCCACCTTCCAGACCTACCGGGCCAGCTTCGACCTGGAGAACTGCGACCGGATTCTGCGCGTAGAAAACACCCGTGGCTCGGTGCATCCCAGCGGCCTGATTCAGCTACTTCAGGAAGCCGGCTTCCAGGCCGAGGTACTGCCCGAGGACGCATAAGTTGGTGCAGCATGTAAGCGAATGGCTTGTGGTAAGCTGGGTTCCTGATGCCAAACCGGCTTACCAGGAGCCTGCCAGCTCTGGCTTTTGCCCGGGCTCCCTTAACCCCGACTATAACGCTACCCCTCCCCTGGGCCGTAAACCGGATGAATCTTGCCCTCCGCTCATGCCTACTCCCCTCGATAAGTTGCCGGCCCACGCGGCCCATTCCCGCACCCATGTGCACGTAGTAGTAGAAACGCCCAAGGGCGAACGAAACAAAGTGGCCTACGAGCCCGAGTTGGACGTATTCATGCTGAAAGGCGTGCTGCCCGAAGGCCACAGCTTCCCCTACGATTTCGGCTTTATCCCCTCTACCAAAGCCGAGGACGGAGACCCGCTCGATGTGCTTCTGCTGCTGGATGCGCCCACCTTTGCCGGCTGCGTGGTAGAAGCCCGCCTCATTGGCGCCCTGGAAATTGAACAGCTGGAAGACGACGGCTCCCGCGTCCGCAACGACCGGCTACTGGCCGTGGCCGCCAACTCGCGCCAGCACAAAGGCCTCCACGAAATCACGGACCTCTCGCGGGAAATGCTCCACGAAATAGAGCACTTCTTTAGTTCCTACAACTCCGTGAAAGGCGGCGAGATAAAAGTCCTGCACCGGGTAGGCGCCAAAAAGGCCCACGCGCTGCTGGGTCAGGCACTGGTGTAAATAGTACCTACCGAAACCTACCCACTTGTCATGTCGAGCTTGCCGAGACATCTCGCGTGCTGACGTATGATTACCGTTGCAACGTCAGCACGCGAGATGTCTCGGCAAGCTCGACATGACGGTCATTTTTACCCGGTAATCACTAACTCTACTTTGCTACCCCCTTCTACCTCAGCAAGCTTCCCGCTTCGCGCGCAGATTTTCCGGCCGTGGCCACCACGCCTGTTCTGTGGGCAGTAGCAGGCGTTGGCCTTCAAACTGCCGGATGCCGTAGGCGGCCCCGGCCGCTTCGGCGAAGCCCGTGCTGCACCGCACAGTGTAGTCCTCATCTATCCAGAAGAGGTGCCGATCAAAGGCCCGGTGCAGGTTGGGACACAGCGCCAAGCCGTTGCCAATGGTATCGTCGTGGGTAAGGGCCCAGGGAACAACGTGGCAGGCATCCAGCAGCGGATTCAGCGCCGCCGTGTTCGTGCTGACCAGCTTCAGGCCCGATATGGCGCAGGTATGGTCATAAGCTTCCAGCACTACACGCTTGAACATCCCGCTTCGCACGGCCGCGTCCAGCTCATCGGCGGGGGTAGCCCGAAGACCGTAAGAGGCCACTGGCTCCTCCAGCATCTGCCGCCGAAGCTGCTGCACGGCCTCGGTGCCGGCGCGGGGCTGGTACCGGAAGCGCGTCTGTGGAAAGTAGCGGTGCAGCAGGGCCTGGCGCAGCTCCTCGCGTGCCACCGGCTCCTGCAGCAGCGCCCACAGTTCGGCATCAAGGGTAGCATACTCCACGGTTTCGCGCAGACTCCGCAGGCTTTTCACGGGGCGTGAAGCCGTCAGTACCATCTCCATACCAGGCAGGGTGCGTAGGTGCCAGAATCCGTCGCCAGTGAGGTGGTAGAAGGGCAAGGAAAAGTCGTTGGCCCGAAATAGCGCCGAGGTGCTTAGGTCACGACAGAGGCTGCGGAAGGCGGCCAGCAGCTCTGGGGTAATGTAGATGTGGTTATCCTGAATGCTACCGTCTTCAATGCCATCGAGCACAGCCAGCAGCAGAGCGGGCTTGTAAGGAGCCTCGCCGTGCTGGCGGCTGCGCGCCACCCGCAGGTGGGTAAAGCGGTGGAGGTAGATATCAGATATAGATTTCGGCACGGTTGACCTAGGTGCAAATTGTCCGTTTGATGCCAAGACAGAAGCGGAAGCAATAAGCATCAAAAAAATCCCCACCTGCAAACAGGCGGGGATTTTCTGCGCTAAAAGGCATTGCTTTTGATCAAATGCTACCCCAGGCTCCGGTACCGAACCCGCTTGGGCTCTACGTCGCCGAGGCGCTTGCGCTTGGCTTCTTCGTAGTCAGAGAAGTTGCCTTCAAACCACACTACCTGCGAGTCGCCCTCGAAGGCCAGGATGTGGGTAGCGAGGCGGTCGAGGAACCACCGGTCGTGGCTGATGATAACGGCGCAACCGGCGAAGTTCTCCAGTGCGTCTTCCAGGGCCCGGATGGCATTCACGTCCAGGTCGTTGGTCGGTTCGTCGAGCAGGAGCAGGTTGGCGCCCTGCTTGAGGGTAGTAGCCAGGTGCACGCGGTTCCGCTCACCGCCCGACAGGCTGCCTACTTTCTTTTCCTGGTCACCGCCGCGGAAGTTGAAGTTGCTCACGAAGGCGCGGGAGTTCACCTGCCGGCCGGCCAGCAGCATGGTTTCCGTGCCGCCCGAAATAGTTTCGAACACCGACTTGTTGGGGTCCAGGGTATCGTGCTGCTGATCCACGTAGGCAGTCTGCACGGTAGGGCCCACCACGAACGTACCGGCATCGGGCTGCACCTGGTCGGTGATGAGGCGGAACAGGGTGGTTTTACCGGCGCCGTTCGGACCGATGATGCCCACGATGCCGCCCTGGGGCAGGTTGAACGACAGATTCTCGAACAGGAGCTTGTCGCCGAAGGCTTTGGTCAGCCCTTCGGCCTCAATTACCTGGGCGCCCAGGCGCGGACCGTCCGGGATGAACAACTCCAGCTTCTGCTCCTTCTCGCGGGAGTCCTCGTTCACCAGCTTGTCGTAGCCGGCGAGGCGGGCCTTGCTCTTGGCCTGGCGGGCTTTCGGGGCCATACGCACCCACTCCAGCTCGCGCTGCAAGGTTTTCTGGCGCTTGCTCTCGGTTTTCTCTTCCTGGGCCAGGCGCGAAGCTTTCTGCTCCAGCCACGAGCTATAGTTGCCTTTCCATGGAATACCCTCGCCACGGTCCAGCTCCAGAATCCAGCCGGCCACGTTATCAAGGAAGTACCGGTCGTGGGTTACGGCAATTACGGTGCCTTTGTACTGCTGCAGGTGCTGCTCCAGCCACAGCACGCTTTCGGCATCCAGGTGGTTGGTGGGTTCGTCGAGCAGCAGCACGTCGGGCTCTTGCAGGAGCAGGCGGCACAA is a genomic window containing:
- a CDS encoding VOC family protein yields the protein MNTPCLTPYLTFNGNCRQAMSFYQQCLGGELMVQLFEGTPAAEHVAPDVLQNVLHSSLTKPDLVLMASDSGMGAVAKGDMVSLSINCQSLEEIQRLFAQLSVGGTVTMPLQDTFWGATFGMFTDQFGIDWMLNYDKQPQH
- a CDS encoding DoxX family protein, with translation MKKTTVFYWLSTGLLAALMLLSGVSNALMDTASVEAFRHLGYPAYLLPFLGVAKLLGVAALLVPGFPRLREWAYAGFVFDLSGAMYSLISVDEPAIVWLPIGVGFLLIAASYQLNRHRATASGAVPATPSLA
- a CDS encoding inorganic diphosphatase, with the protein product MPTPLDKLPAHAAHSRTHVHVVVETPKGERNKVAYEPELDVFMLKGVLPEGHSFPYDFGFIPSTKAEDGDPLDVLLLLDAPTFAGCVVEARLIGALEIEQLEDDGSRVRNDRLLAVAANSRQHKGLHEITDLSREMLHEIEHFFSSYNSVKGGEIKVLHRVGAKKAHALLGQALV
- a CDS encoding HNH endonuclease, giving the protein MPKSISDIYLHRFTHLRVARSRQHGEAPYKPALLLAVLDGIEDGSIQDNHIYITPELLAAFRSLCRDLSTSALFRANDFSLPFYHLTGDGFWHLRTLPGMEMVLTASRPVKSLRSLRETVEYATLDAELWALLQEPVAREELRQALLHRYFPQTRFRYQPRAGTEAVQQLRRQMLEEPVASYGLRATPADELDAAVRSGMFKRVVLEAYDHTCAISGLKLVSTNTAALNPLLDACHVVPWALTHDDTIGNGLALCPNLHRAFDRHLFWIDEDYTVRCSTGFAEAAGAAYGIRQFEGQRLLLPTEQAWWPRPENLRAKREAC
- the ettA gene encoding energy-dependent translational throttle protein EttA, encoding MSDQPTIIFSMAGVSKIFPPQKQVLKNIYLSFFYGAKIGVLGLNGSGKSSLLKIIAGVDKQIQGDVVWSPGYSVGYLEQEPQLDPTKTVLEVVQEGTAETVALLKEFDEINEAFGAEDADFDKLLERQGTVQERLDQLDAWNLDSKLERAMDALRTPPADAIIGNLSGGEKRRVALCRLLLQEPDVLLLDEPTNHLDAESVLWLEQHLQQYKGTVIAVTHDRYFLDNVAGWILELDRGEGIPWKGNYSSWLEQKASRLAQEEKTESKRQKTLQRELEWVRMAPKARQAKSKARLAGYDKLVNEDSREKEQKLELFIPDGPRLGAQVIEAEGLTKAFGDKLLFENLSFNLPQGGIVGIIGPNGAGKTTLFRLITDQVQPDAGTFVVGPTVQTAYVDQQHDTLDPNKSVFETISGGTETMLLAGRQVNSRAFVSNFNFRGGDQEKKVGSLSGGERNRVHLATTLKQGANLLLLDEPTNDLDVNAIRALEDALENFAGCAVIISHDRWFLDRLATHILAFEGDSQVVWFEGNFSDYEEAKRKRLGDVEPKRVRYRSLG